In a genomic window of Scyliorhinus torazame isolate Kashiwa2021f chromosome 5, sScyTor2.1, whole genome shotgun sequence:
- the LOC140419947 gene encoding uncharacterized protein — translation MEKPWKCEDCGKGFTAPHELERHQHSHTGERPFTSQCLKGFTAIGSLRRHERVHTGERPFICTVCDKGFTDISSLRRHERVHTGERPFTCSQCDKGFTDIGSLRRHERVHTGERPFICTVCDKGFTHLHNLQTHQRVHTGERPFICTVCDKGFTRLPHLQRHQRVHTGEKPFICTVCDKGFTQLSHLQRHQRVHTGEKPYICSVCDMGFTQLSNLRSHNVTHTKSRPFKCSDCRKGFKSAQLLMSHQRIHTEERPFSCSHCTKRFQTSSRLRRHQRVHTGKKPFTCSHCGEGFTQSSNMLKHQRVHK, via the coding sequence atggagaaaccatggaaatgtgaggattgtgggaagggattcacagccccacacgagctggaaaggcatcaacacagtcacactggagagagacctttcacctctcagtgtttaaagggattcactgccattggcagcctgcggagacacgaacgagttcacaccggggagaggcctttcatctgcactgtgtgtgataagggattcactgacattagcagcctgcggagacacgaaagagtccacactggagagaggcctttcacctgctctcagtgtgataagggattcactgacattggcagcctgcggagacacgaacgagttcacaccggggagaggccattcatctgcactgtgtgtgataagggattcactcatttacacaacctgcagacccaccagcgagttcacaccggggagagaccattcatctgcactgtgtgtgataagggatttactcggttaccccacctgcagagacaccagagagttcacaccggggagaagccgttcatctgcactgtgtgtgataagggattcactcagttatcccacctgcagagacaccagcgagttcacaccggggagaagccatacatctgctctgtgtgtgatatgggattcactcaattatccaacctgcgtagccacaatgtcactcacaccaagagcaggccctttaaatgctctgactgcaggaagggtttcaaaagcgctcagctactgatgtcccaccagcgcattcacactgaggagagaccgttcagctgctctcactgcacaaagaggtttcaaacatcatccagattgcggagacaccagcgagttcacactggaaagaagccattcacctgctctcactgtggggagggattcactcagtcgtccaacatgctgaaacaccaaagggttcacaagtga